AGTTTTTGCTGTTGTAAAGCGAGATGAACCATATTATAGAGTAGCTGTTTAAATACTTAAGATAAATTTTAAAAAAAAAAACTTAAAATAAATTTGTTTTTTACTTAGAATACTCAATGAGCGGCGGCTCGCAACCTGCTGAGTATCAAGGACTTAGGCGGACAGGGTCAACGGTCTGTAACCATCTGGTTATCAGCACATTACAACAGACAAACAAATAGATAAAAAATATTATTTCAAAATTTTCCCAATTAAAGTCGCTGCTGTGCAATCTGTTATCTCAACATTTATATATGAGCCCGGCACATTGTTTTCCGCATCAAAAACAACAACTTTATTTTGTTCAGTTCTGCCAAACATTTGCCTTTTTGACCGTTTAGATGTACCCTCAATCAACACTTCAAAAATTTTTCCTATATCATTTTTATAGCTTGCCAAAGAAAGATTTTGTTGCAATGCTATAATTTCTTCTAAGCGTTTTGATTTCACTGCATCTGATACATCATCTTTTAATTTTGAAGCAGCAGTGCCACTTCGCACACTATATTTAAACATAAAAGCATAATAAAACTCTGCTTTTCTCATCAAGTCTAAAGTATCATTATGGTCTTTATCTGTTTCGCCGCAAAAGCCAGCAATTACATCTGTGCTAATGGTAATATCCGGCATATATTTTTTTAGCAATTCTATTTTATTCAAATATTCCGCAGCGGTGTATTTTCTATTCATGCGTTTAAGCACATCATCAGAGCCTGACTGCACAGGCAAATGAATGGACTTGCATATATTTTTAAAAATTGCCATAGTTTTAACCAACTCTTCTGATAAATCTTTAGGATGGCTAGTAGCAAAGCGTATTCGCATTTCCGGATAATTAATTGCTATTTCTTCAAGAAGTTTAGCAAAAGAATAAAGAGTTTTTTCGTTTTTAAAGTTATATGAATTTACATTTTGCCCTAAAAGTGTTATTTCCTTAAATTTATCATTTTTCAATAATTCAACTTCTCTTAAAATTGAGCTTACAGGGCGGCTTCGCTCTCGTCCCCTTGTGTACGGCACAACACAATAGCTGCAAAAATTATTACACCCACGCATAATAGACACAAACGCAGTAATATCGCCCGTTTGATAATGAATTGGGTCTATATCCTCATAAGTTTCAACAGTACTTAATAAAACATCTAATGCTCTTGTGTTGGTTTCAGCTTTTTTTAATAATTCAGGCAACTTTCTATAGCTGTCAGGACCTGCTAGCAAATCTATTCCTTTAAGTTTTTCAAACAACTCATCACTAATTCTTTTAGCCATACAGCCAATAATGCCAACAATCAAATTCGGATTTTTTTTCTTTTGCGCAAGCAGTTCTTTTCCACGAGATAAAACTTTTTTTTCAGCATTATCTCTTATACTACAAGTATTAACTAAAATTAAGTCAGCATCGGAACTATTGTTGCAAATTTCATATCCTTCATCGCTTAATATCGAAGCCACAACCTCACTATCAGCAACATTCATCTGGCAACCATAAGTTTCTATAAATAATTTCTTTTTTGCCATCAAAACTAAAAATCATTTTTTATGAAACAAATTACAGCAAATCATTAGCAAGATTTGCCAATTCGCTTCTTTCGCCTTTTTCAAGTTTTATATGAGCATATAATTCATGGTGCTTAACTTTATCAATAAGATAGCTTAAACCATTACTTTGAGCATCTAAATAAGGCGTGTCTATTTGATGAATATCGCCGGTAAAAATTATCTTCGTTCCCTCACCAGCACGAGTAATAATAGTTTTCACTTCGTGAGGAGTAAGGTTTTGGGCTTCGTCAACAATAAAGCAAATATTGCTAAGACTTCTGCCTCTAATATAAGCAAGCGGAGTTATTACGAGTTTTTCTTTTTCCAGCATTTCATCAATCGTAGTAGCATCTTTACCTGCAAATTGACTTTTGATAAATTTTAAATTATCATAAAGCGGCTCCATATATGGATTTAATTTACTTTTAATATCACCGGGCAAAAAGCCAATATCCTTATTACTTAGAGGCACAATGGGTCTTGCAAGATAAATTTGTTTATACAATCGCTTTTGCTCTAAAGCTCCAGCCAAAGCAAGTAGCGTTTTTCCAGTTCCAGCCACACCTTGAAGAGTTACCAATTTTATTTCAGGCATTGTTATTGCATGAAAAGCAAAAACCTGCTCTGCATTTCTTGGCGTAATTCGCATATGCGACTTCTTTTCAAGTTTTTCCAAATTTTCTGTATATGGATTATAATATGCCAAAACTGAAGTATTTGTGTTTTTTAATATATAATAATGATTTGGTATTGGTTTAATTTTTTTCACGTCAGAGCATTTACAAAAACCATTTTGATAAATAGAATCTATTAAGTCTTTGCTTAAACCTTCAACTAAAGTTTTACCCGTATATAAGCCTTCTAAATCTTTTACTTTTCCTGTTTCAAAATCTTCTGCAATAATATTCAAAGCTTTTGCTTTCAACCTTAAATTTATATCTTTTGAAACCAAAATAACTTTACGGTCTTTATATTTTTGCGACAGCTTTATCGCCACATTTATAATTCTATGGTCAACTCTGTCACTATGATACAATCTTACTGCATCAGGCGTGCTAGTTTCATCCATTACAACAGTAAATTTTCCTTTTGCCTTATCAATTTTAATCCAATCATTTAAAGGCTTGTTATTCGACATTCGGTCTAATATTCTAATAAATTCACGAGCCTCATAATTTTTTGTGTCATTTCCTTTCTTAAATGTGTCTAATTCTTCCAATACCGAAATTGGTATTGCAATATCATTATCATCAAAACTATATATTGCATTATGATTATACAATATTACAGATGTGTCAAGTACAAAAATTTTCTTGTTGTTTTCAAGTTTTTTAGCCATAATATTTCTTTTAGATATGTTTATTTTTTTATTAAACAAAGTAAAATTATGAAATTTTTTTTAAACCACTTAATAATATTTTTTTTAAAATATAAAATTTTATAAATTTGTTTTTCAATTAATCATAAATTAAAATTTAATTACCAATGAAAAAAATTTTTTGCGTTTTTTTATCAGTTATAGCATT
This genomic window from Bacteroidales bacterium contains:
- a CDS encoding PhoH family protein, with the translated sequence MAKKLENNKKIFVLDTSVILYNHNAIYSFDDNDIAIPISVLEELDTFKKGNDTKNYEAREFIRILDRMSNNKPLNDWIKIDKAKGKFTVVMDETSTPDAVRLYHSDRVDHRIINVAIKLSQKYKDRKVILVSKDINLRLKAKALNIIAEDFETGKVKDLEGLYTGKTLVEGLSKDLIDSIYQNGFCKCSDVKKIKPIPNHYYILKNTNTSVLAYYNPYTENLEKLEKKSHMRITPRNAEQVFAFHAITMPEIKLVTLQGVAGTGKTLLALAGALEQKRLYKQIYLARPIVPLSNKDIGFLPGDIKSKLNPYMEPLYDNLKFIKSQFAGKDATTIDEMLEKEKLVITPLAYIRGRSLSNICFIVDEAQNLTPHEVKTIITRAGEGTKIIFTGDIHQIDTPYLDAQSNGLSYLIDKVKHHELYAHIKLEKGERSELANLANDLL
- the miaB gene encoding tRNA (N6-isopentenyl adenosine(37)-C2)-methylthiotransferase MiaB: MAKKKLFIETYGCQMNVADSEVVASILSDEGYEICNNSSDADLILVNTCSIRDNAEKKVLSRGKELLAQKKKNPNLIVGIIGCMAKRISDELFEKLKGIDLLAGPDSYRKLPELLKKAETNTRALDVLLSTVETYEDIDPIHYQTGDITAFVSIMRGCNNFCSYCVVPYTRGRERSRPVSSILREVELLKNDKFKEITLLGQNVNSYNFKNEKTLYSFAKLLEEIAINYPEMRIRFATSHPKDLSEELVKTMAIFKNICKSIHLPVQSGSDDVLKRMNRKYTAAEYLNKIELLKKYMPDITISTDVIAGFCGETDKDHNDTLDLMRKAEFYYAFMFKYSVRSGTAASKLKDDVSDAVKSKRLEEIIALQQNLSLASYKNDIGKIFEVLIEGTSKRSKRQMFGRTEQNKVVVFDAENNVPGSYINVEITDCTAATLIGKILK